The following proteins are encoded in a genomic region of Hypanus sabinus isolate sHypSab1 chromosome 19, sHypSab1.hap1, whole genome shotgun sequence:
- the LOC132377818 gene encoding protein ATP6V1FNB yields MKNLIDARSQKCWAELIDKESSTRVVWREKYWDKQLIVPDTTAKKQSKLFKLPAKDNILPAIHTPKQQEGRKKPVQGTPVKIEPIQEMRPVTPQIRSLLYDGFTKEQKGRHLYLKKRMAKPPEEKFHYPLLSSWTYGWRLGDVMEELRLPAHGRLRTLNDTFYSRNGIFYKQSATDALAQLN; encoded by the exons ATGAAAAACCTGATTGATGCTCGAAGTCAGAAATGCTGGGCAGAACTTATTGACAAAGAATCTTCTACTCGGGTAGTATGGAGAGAGAAGTATTGGGATAAACAACTCATTGTTCCCGACACTACTGCTAAGAAACAGTCCAAGTTGTTCAAACTTCCCGCGAAGGATAACATTCTTCCAGCAATTCACACTCCAAAGCAAcaggaaggaagaaagaaaccAGTTCAGGGAACACCTGTAAAAATTGAGCCGATTCAGGAGATGCGACCGGTAACTCCTCAGATTCGAAGTCTGCTGTATGACGGCTTTACTAAGGAGCAGAAGGGCAGGCACTTGTACCTGAAAAAGAGAATGGCAAAACCCCCCGAGGAAAAGTTTCACTATCCTCTTCTATCATCCTGGACATACGGCTGGAGGCTGG GTGATGTTATGGAGGAACTCCGGTTGCCAGCTCATGGTCGACTGAGAACTCTGAATGACACTTTCTATTCGAGAAACGGTATCTTCTACAAGCAATCTGCAACTGATGCACTTGCTCAGCTAAACTGA